CAAAGGAGTGAATACTTATTATTGGGATGATGAAGTCTTATTTGCGATTGGTGATGATATCTATCTTTCCGAAAGTGGAAAGGTTGCATTTAGAGACTGCGGATGTGAATCTTATGATTTCTTTTTTTACTCAGACAGCTTTGAAGTTCTCATAGAACATCAGGCTTTTTGGGAGGAATTCAGGTATTATAAATATCTTCCAGCTCTGGCCTATGAGATCACCTGTGACATTCATATGATTTCAGAATATTTTTCAGATTATGAAGAAATTGAAGAATACTCCGATAGCTATCATTATCTTTGGAAAAACAGTCTGAATCTGGTTCATGCCCGGCTTTTTCCCGAAGGATGGTCTATTTACATTGACAGTCTTTCAGAAAATGCCCGCCATGAATTGATTTCATCATTAAAATCAGAAAACTTAATACCATGAAAAATATAATCGCGCTTTCTCCCATGTACACGGAAGACAGCAACAATCTGAAAAAAGCATCCCTCAACTCTCCTTATGAGCTGAACCGGTTTAATGCCCAATGGAAGGTTCCGGAAGAATTCCGTTCTGATGTCATTGGCGTATACGGAGAAGATATTTATGCAGAGATTGTTGCCGGGCAGTGCGGACTGACCCTTACCAAACCGGATGATGACTGGATGGTTCATATTTCAGAAGAATTTACCCAACGGAAAATTTCCTACGGCCGGCTGAAAGACTTTACAGATCTGGAAAACATTTTCATCAAATGTGCAGATTTTAAAAGCTTTAAAGCAGGGGTTTATGATAAAATAACTGATATCAAGGGTTTTGACACCGTTGACCCTGAAAGTACCGTCTTTATTTCGGAAGTGGTGGAATGGGAACTTGAAGTGCGATGCTTTGTATTGAACGGGAAAATAAAAACCCATTCGTCCTATTGGAGGAATAATACTTTTGATACCAATCCGCTTTCTGAAACAGAAGAGCAGGAAATGTTCTCATTTTTTGAGAAATTCATCAGACAATACGCCTCTACCCTTCCCAAAGCGGTTGTTCTGGACTTTGGAATCATTCAGGGAAAAGGCTGGGCTCTCATTGAAGCGAATCCCGCCTGGTGTTCCGGTTTATATGCCTGTGATGCAGAAAAAGCCCTGGAGGTGATTGTGGAAAGCAGTATTAAACATTAGAAAAAACCATTAAGAGAAATGAACGTTTTAAGTCAATAAATATGCTGTAACAGCAGCGATTTTAATTTTTAACGGATTCATGATCTTAATGGTTTCCTTTTATCCGGTCCTTTTGTATTTTAGTGGAAAATATAAATATGAAATACCTTTCCATTCTATGGATCTTTACCCTGCTTTTATCCTGTATCGGAAAGGAAGGGAATAAAAAAGATCTCCAACTTACCGCCCCACACCAGAAAACAGTGGCTAAAAAAGACTCAACAGTATCTGCAGTTCCTGCAACTACAAAAATTCCAAAAGACAGCCTGAATGAAGTTATGCAGGAAGATGATATTCTCTTCAACGGTAAGCTGAAAAGATTCTTTTCCCTCAATGATTTTGAAAAAGTATTTGGAAAGGCAGACAGCATTAAACTGATGTCTGAAGAAGCACCCTGCACCTATATTTTTGAAAACCCTGACGGAAGCAAAGATATGAACGACCGGTATCTCTATAAAAACGGTTCCCGTTTTGAAAACACTCAAAATAAAGTTGCGGTAGATGAATTCAGGTTTCTTAATGGAAATTATATCCTGTACAAAGGCATTAAAATTGATACCCGGACAACTCTTAACGATCTGAAGCCCATTTTTCCTAATGCCATCAGAAATATCGGCACACTGGATGTGTATGAAGAAGGTAAATTCCAGGTGATACAACTCAGGGAAGACCATGAAGGAATTTCAGACGGGCATCTTAATTTATTTTTTAAAAACAACAGGATCTTTTTTATGCACTGGTGGTTTCCATGCTAGCTGCCCTCAAATCCTAGTAACAACAGGTATTTTTCTTTTATCAATTATCAATTGAATTTCGGTTAAAGCAAATATTTTTTGAAAAAATTTCAAACATTTTTCATTACGCAAAAACATTGCGCATTACCCTCTTTACTTTGCATCATCAATAAGGAAGGCCGTAGCTCAGTTGGGTAGAGCAACGTAAACATACTTTATTAAATTTTAACCCGTGAAATGGGTGTGATGATAAAGTTACTTCGCTTCGTAAGCCGTGGGTCGCCGGTTCGAATCCGGCCGGTCTTCCTGATGATGAAGCGGTGTGAGATTAAGGTTACTTCGATTCCCAAAAAAACACCTTAATCAATGTTTAACCGCTTCTTTTTTATTAATGCAAAAACTAATGGTATGTCAAAATTTAACACAAGAAAAACAGGATTCGAATCTGGTATTATTGCCGGAAAACTGACTGATACAGCAGGAAAATATTCTGATTACGAGCTGTTGAGAAGAGTAACCCTTGCCAATATGCTTTTCGAATCAGATTATTATCAGTCTGCCGATGAGATCATGAATCAGATTGAGGATCTGTGTTACAGAGTAGACGGAGAACAGATCATTGAGCTGGCTCTGGAATGCCGTTTCGAACAGAAACTGAGACATACTCCTCTATGGCTGCTTATTCTTGCTCATGAAATTCACGGAGTTCCCGTAAAAGATGCTGTGGCTAAAATTGCCAACCGTCCGGATATGACTATGGATCTTCTTCAGATGCTAAAGGCAAGAAATGGTTCATATAAAATGTCTAAATCCATTAAAAAAGGTCTGGCCAAAGCTTTTGATCAATATGATGAATACCAGATCGCCAAATATAAAAAAAGTAACCTGGAATTATCTCTGGTAGATGTTGTCAATCTGGTACATCCGAAACCAACTGCCCAAAATGAGCACGCTCTGAAAGCGCTTATCGAAGATACTTTACAGCCTGCCAATACATGGGAAGCAGCTCTGTCTCAAGGTGCTGATAAAAAGGATACGTTTGAGAGAATGATTGGTGAAAAAAGTCTGGGTTCTCTGGCGATCCTGAGAAACCTAAGAAATATGACCGAAACAGGAGTTTCAAGACAGACTATCAAAACAGCGATCTCACAGGTCAGCAGCAACTGGCTTACCCCACTGAATTTCCTGGCTGCCCAGAGAAATGCTCCCGATTTCACGGCTGATATTGACGAAGCTATGAAAAACTGTTTTGCCCAGGAAAAAATTCAAGGAACAACCATCCTGGCGATTGATGTTTCCGGAAGTATGGGACAGGTCACTTCTTCCCAGTCTAAATTTTCAAGAATGGATCTTGCTTTTACCATGGCAGCCGCAGGTTCTTATATTTTTGAAGATATGATCCTAGTATTCACCGCCGGAAACGATGGTAATAGAAAAGGAAAGCATATGCTGTGGAGCAATGGTAAAGGTCTTGGACTTTTCAACAGCTATCAGCAGATTTACCAGGAATTAGGCGGAGGTGGCATCTTTACCTATCAGTTATGTGAATGGCTGAAAGAAAAAGGATATGCAAAAGATGCAGAAAGGCTGGTGGTGATCTCTGATAGCCAGGATATCGATGCGCATTACGGACTGGACAGAAAGCCGGACACCTCACCTTATAAAAATTCATATATCATTGATATTTCAACCCATACCCACGGTATAAAAACAGGAAACTGGACCGCAGAGATCAATGGATGGAGTGATAAAGTATTTCATTATATTAAGGCTCTGGAAAATTAAGATTTTCCGGAGCTTTTTACACGAAGCACTTTACCTATTTTTAAGTGAAAACTTTATGCAAAAAACTAATCAACTCATGAACTATAAAATCATCTGTAACGAAGAAAAATTAAAGGAATTCATTGAATGGCTTCCGGATCTGAAACCTAATGAACACTATTATGTACAGCTTCTGGCCCGGAAAAAATACAATCCGGAAACAGGACTGAAAGCTGATAAAGCCCAGTTAAAACGTTTTACAGCAACCAAAGAAATGCTTCTTCATAAAATCAGGCAGCTTGAACTTCCTCTCGGTCTGTATGAATCCGGCGGAGTTGGGGTTTCACAGGATAATCTTGCCGTATACATTACCCCGAATCCAAGGGATCTTCATAAAGCTTCCCTGCTTCTGATGCGGGAAATTTCCGAAAGGCTGATCCGTAATGATAATGCCATCAATCCTCATACCCTGTCTTTAAACCTCATCCAGACCTCCACATCAAGGAAGGTTTTCTTTGACCTGGATATTGATTTCAGAACCGGGGATCATCAGAAGGTTATTGATCAATTCAGAGCTGATATAGAAAATGTCATCAATGCGGATTGTCTTACATTTATCAAAACCTATGGCGGACTGCACTGCCTCATCAAAACAGAAGCTATCGGAAAGGAATATCAGAAAAGCTGGTACCAGAAGGTTTCACAGCTAACCTGTGATCACTATGAAGTAACGATGAACGGTGATAATGTGCTTCCTATAGCGGGTTGCATCCAGGGAATTGAGTTTTCACCTTATTTTTTAAATTAAACTGCTATGTGTGCATCCGGCAATGAAATAAAATTCTGCACCTGTGTTGAGGGTAGTATTGATGAAATAAAAAACATTTATATCTGGACTTTGAGCAGGTATATAGGATCAAAAGAATCCATGAGGCGGGGAAAAATTATGATACCTGTCAAAGATTTTGAAAATGGTATTTCTGCGGAAAATATCATATCAAAGTTGAATACGGAAAATATTTTCGATTTCGAATATACCGCTCAGGAAAGAGATACATTACACATCAGTTTTAATGCTGATACCACAGCAGAATATAAATATTTCAGCCTGATATTCCGGGATGAAAGATGGCGGGAAGGAAGAAATCCTTTTTTCACAAGCATTAGTAAAAAAATAGCCAGTGGTGAAATAAAACTCATTAATAAAAAAGAAATAAGGGAAGAATAGTTGTCATCTACGGCTCATAACCATTCATATTTTCATTCAAAAATTATAAGATGCAATTATCGTACGATAATTTTGTCGTATGATAAATTTATCGTACCTTTCTGATACCAAACATCCATATCATGAAAGAATTTTTTCCTCTTACTCCTTCAACAGGGACTTTAAAAGACGAGCAGATTATAGGCAGAGAAAAAGAGATCTATAATATTCTCAGAGCCTTAAGTGTACAAAGTATCACTCTGGAGGAAATGAGAAGAATGGGCAAAACCCTTCTTCTTAAAAAACTGGTTTATCTGTGTAACCACAATAAGGTTCCTGACCAATTTAAAAAGGAAAACTTCAAAGCCATTTATTTTTCTCTGCAGGGACAGCAAAATCTGGGCGAGGTTATAGATAAACTGATACAAGGCTTCAATGGTTTCAAAAAATGGTATAAGATAGACCTGGCCAAAACCGGAGAATTTATAGCCAAACTGGTAAGTTCCATCAAAGTTGATGTTTATGGAGCTGAATTTTCGGTTAATCTGCCGGAATATCAAAGAAGCTGGAAGAAAATCTTTTTTCAGACCTTAGAAAATGTGGGGGAAAATTTACAGAAAGATAACAGCAAGCTTATTCTGATATTGGATGAATTACCCATCATGCTGTGGGAATGGTATCAGGCAGGAAGACATGCAGAAGTTACTGAATTTCTTGATATTCTCAGAGAACGAAGACAGGAATTGGAAAACAAAGGCTTAAGATTTGTTTACTGCGGCTCCATTGGCATTAAGGTTATATTACAGACTTTAAGGAGAACATTGAATTATACCGGAGAACCCACCAATGATATGAGAGAGTTCAACGTAACTCCTTTTTCAGAAGAAGAATCCTCGTTCTTAATGGAATGCTATCTTCTGTCCGGATATACGATTGATACACGAAAAAAAGCGGAAATCTTTAAGTTGATCCATGAATTATGCGATGGACTTCCTTTTTATATCGCTCATCTGTTTCTTATCATTCAGTCGGAGTTTAATCTTGAGGTGAATGAAGACAATATACGAAAGTCCCATCATCTGATTTTAAATGACTCTTCCTATCAAAAAGCATTTAAACAGCTTACAGAACGTCTTGTAATCTATTACAAAGATGATTCAAAGCTCATGAGCAAAGTCCTTTCACTTATTTCGAGAGCAGACCATCCGGTTCCAGAATCAGAAATTATTACCCAGATAGATGCTGAAGATGAAAAAATTAAAAATATTCTGGAAATCCTGACGGAGGATCACTACTTTATTAAAACAGCAGGCAGCGATGGAAGAAAATACGGTTTCAAATATAAAATTTTCAAAGAATGGTGGAGAATAAACAAGGCATAAATACGGTACTTTCATTCGGAGCGAAAAGTGTAAATCCTGAAATACTGGAACAACTGCTTACCGGAAGAGCCGCAGCAGCCGATTTTTTCGAAAATAAAGTCGATGCGATTGTAAAGAATAACAATAATCAGTTCTGGCTTATTATAGGACAGCGGGGAATGGGGAAAACCCACCTGATGAGCGTTTTACACTCCAGGATACAGCATTATGTAAAGGAAGGAAAGCTTAAGACGGCCTATTTTGCCGAAGAAGAATACGGGGTAGACAATTTTTTTGACTTTCTGCTGAGAATCTTAAATTCCTTTATTAAATGGTATGAGGAAGATCAAACCTTTTTACAAAAAGAACTGGAAATATTACAGAATACGGCAGCTTCCAGACAATTAAGCTACCTGGAAAATATAATCAAAACGTTTACAGCTCAAAAGCCACTTCTTATTCTTGCTGAAAACTTCGGGGATATTCTGGAACAGATGGGCAGTGAAGAACAAGGCAGGTTAAGAGCATGGCTTTATGAAAATGATAACATCAATATTATAGCCACCAGCCAGTCCATTAGTGATGATTTCGACAGAGAGGACCGTCCATTTTACGGTTTTTTCACCTTGTACTATCTTAAAAACTTGTCTTTCGAAGAAACTTATTCTTTTTTACTTTCTTTAGCCGAAATAGAAAAGGATGAACCCCTTATCAACCATTTAAAAACAAAAGGAAAGCCTCAGGTTCGTGCTATCTTTGATCTGGTGAAAGGCAACCACCGTCTGCTGGTTACTTTTTATCATTTCCTTAAAGCTGACACCCTGGCCAAAGTATCAGAAAATTTCATTAAAACCATCAATGATCTGAAGCCCTACTATGAAACTTACATCCGGTATCTTCCACCCCAGCAGCAGAAAATTTTACGGTACATTGCATTATCCCGGCGTCCCCAAAAAGGAACCGAAATATCCAAGAACTGCTTTATAGAACAAAAATCGTTAAGCAAGCAGCTAAGTGAACTTTCCAGAAAGAAGCTGGTTGATGCCATTCCTGATCCAGCTGACAGGCGCAATAAGTTTTATGACATCACCGAACCTTTACTCAGAATCAGCATTGAAGTGGGTGAACATAAAGAGGGAATTACATCTTTATTTATAGATTTTCTGGCGTATTACTACAATATTGAAGAGCTTGACAAAAGGAGCAAAAAGTTTAATGAACTTCTCCAGCACTGCAATGAAAAAGATCAGAAAAATATTTTATACGAAATCGAAGCTATTCATAAAGCATTGAATATAAAACAGGAAAAGCTGGATGCTATTTTTAATGAGCTTGCAGAATTAATTCAGAGAGAAGATTTCAAGAAAGCTGAAGAAGTTTATTTTACCAACCTGTCTGAAAACAGGGATGAATTGAACCTCCTTATTGCCATCTATTTACACAACGCCCATAAGTACGAAAAAGCAATCAGTTATTTCAGAAAAGTTAACGTTAATAAAAAGTCTTTTATTGCTTTGAATTCAACAAGCATATATAACTATTATACAGGATTTACCAATTCTTTGCTCAACTTATTTTTCACTACTGATGATTACCCATTATTACAGAAAGCCATTGAATTAACAGAAACCATGTACAAAAAACATGGAATAATGAGTCATGAATATGTTATGGCGAGAACAGCAATGGCAAAAAGTTTATTTGAAAACAATAAAAAATCAGAAGCAGAACCTATTGTAAACCATATCATTGATTTAGAATTCAACAGCTACTCAAATGAATATAAGTACCTGATCCTTGAACTGGTTTATGATTTATGGAACGGAGAAGAAAAGAAATTCACCTCCGAGTATCTGAATTATATAAAATCACTGTCTATAAAAGAAAGAATTGAGATTTATTCAAAATTAACCAGAAGGCCGCATTTCAAAATATTTTTCTTACTTTCTGCTACCATTGAGGAGGATATTCAAACAGGTGACCTGAATGAAATTCTTACGACCTGGATCACCAATATCCTGAGCTATTCAAACAGTCTAAAAGTAGATGAATTGATATATTTACTAGCATTCACAGCTAAAAATATTGAAAAGATCCCTGAAATGGCGATATTGGAAGCATATACCCTTCTTTACAGAGAAGTAATCATTAATAAAAACAACTCCGCCCTTTACGAGCTTCCTAAAGAGCAAAGAGTTTTCTTTGAACAAAAAATCCTTAAACACCATCATGACTATTCAGGATCTGAAAAATAAAAACCTTATTCTCCTTGAAACCATTTCCGGAAGCCGTGCTTTCGGATTAGCTACCGAAAACTCGGATACAGACATCCGGGGTGTTTATTATTTACCGAAGAAAGACTTTTTCGGACTGAATTATATTCCGCAGATTTCCAATGAAACCAATGATATTACGTATTATGAAATCGGAAGGTTTGTAGAGCTGCTTCAAAAAAACAATCCCAATATTCTGGAAATTCTGGCAACGCCTGAAGATTGTATTCTGTATAAAGACCCGCTCATGGACCTTCTTCAGCCTGAAGACTTCCTGTCTAAATTATGCAAAGACACCTTTGCGGGTTACGCTATTTCACAGATCAAAAAGGCGAAAGGGCTCAATAAAAAGATTCTTAATCCTATTGAAAAAGAAAGAAAATCCATCCTTGATTTCTGCTTCATTCTTGAAGGAGAAGGCTCTGTTCCTCTGAAAAAATGGCTTGCGGAAAACCATCTGCTTCAGGAAAACTGCGGACTGACCAATATCGGAAATACCAAAGGAATGCACGCCCTGTTCTATGATGAATCCGGTAATTTGGACTATAAAGGAATTATCCAGCATGAAGAAGCCAACCAGGTTTCTCTTTCATCCGTTCCGAAAGGTGAAAATCCTAAAGCTTACCTCTTCTGCAATCTGGACTCCTACTCTACTTACTGCAAAGATTACAGGGAATACTGGAAATGGGTTTCCGAACGGAATGAAGACCGTTACAACGTTAATCAGCAGCACGGACAAAATTACGACAGTAAAAATATGATGCATACCATCCGTCTGCTTCAGTCCTGCGAGCATATCTTTAAAACCGGAAACGTAAAGATCCGGGTAGATAACCGGGATGAGCTCCTGGACATCAAAGCCGGAAATCAATCCTATGAAAGCGTGATGCAGAAAACAGAAAATCTGATCACTTCTATTGAACATTATTATTTAACATCCGGTCTTCCCGACTTTCCGGATCTGGAAAAAACAACGGATATTTTAATAGAAATCAGAGAGAAGTTATATCAATAACAGCTGGAAGCTGGAAGAGGGAGGCTGGAAGTTACTTTTGAAACTTGTTTAAACTTTTTAGCAGGACATTAAAAGTATAAAATAAGTCTGCTAAACTCATTTTAAGCTTAACCACAAAAGGAACAAAAGTTATTTGCACGGATATTAGAGATGATAAAAGTTCTCAAAAGAATAAAAATCAACTCCTAAAGTGTTTAAAATAAGACTTTTGTGCCTTTTGTGGTTTAATAAAAAAGTTTAAACAGCTTTTTGGTTATAATACCAAAGGTGGGCATTAAATTAACTAAAAAAGTGTCATTCATTATGACCTTCATAACTTCCCTCTTCCAACTCCCAGCTTCCTTTCTCCCAACCCAGGTTAAATAGTGAAAAAATTCCTCACTTTTTCTTTGAAGATTTAGCCAGTGGATTATATTCAAGACAGATTTTCATCCAATATTCAAAATCATCAGGCTTCTGAAAACCGATCGGTTCCACATAACAATACTCTTTAAGCTGCTTTCCTCTCATAATCATGGGGAGAAAACCTGCTTTCTCTGAAACCTCCTCTTCCAGTTCCGGGTTATAGCGGCACATCAGATTATCATGGCTGATGTTGATGCACATTTTTCCGTTGACCAGAAAAGCCAGACCACTGAACATTTTTTTCTCTTCAACCTCAATATGTTCTACAGCAGCAAGCCATTCCCTTACCCTGTCTGCCAATTCAATATTATAAGCCATGCTCTTATTTTCTTATTTAAAGTTAATTAAAAACAGCCTTCAGGACAATCTTTCCTCGCTATTATTTTATTAGAACTCCTTTTCAGGATAAAATTTTATTTAAATTAATTATTGTTTTACGATAATTAATTATACATTTGCAATATCAACTTATGTTTATTGCCATGAACCAGACTAAAATTATTTCGAAGATTCTGTATTACATCTGTCTTATCCTTTCGGGTGGGTATCTTATTACAGGTGTATATTCAGGATTATGCCTGTCTACAGGTTTTTCTGTTACTCCTTATAAAGATGGGAAATTTCTTCATATTAATTATCCCTTTACAGAACAGCCTTATTTGAATATTGAAAATAATTATTCCTATATTATTTTCTCTTTCTTACTGGTTTTAGTTTCCTATGGAATTTTTTTCTGGCTTTCCGCTAAAGTTTTTAAGGTATTTTTCCAGGACAAACTGTTTACAAGGGGAAATATCCTTCAGCTTAAGAGATTTTACCTGTATAATATTTTCGTCCCGCTTCCCATAGTGATTATCGCGAGTTTCTTTGTGGAAGTGGAAAGTATGATCTGGGGTCTGGTGTTTATTCACTTTATGCTTGGAATTTTCTGCCTGTTTCTTGCGAATATCTTTAAGCAAGGGCTACATTTGCAAAACGAACAAGACCTATTTATATAACATGCCGATTATAGTCAACTTAGATGTAATGCTTGCCAAAAGAAAAATGCAGAGTAAAGAACTGGCAGAAAAATTAGGCATCACCCCCGTGAATCTGTCCATCCTGAAAACAGGAAAAGCGAAAGGTGTTCGGTTCGATACCCTGGAAGCCATCTGTAAAATCCTCGAATGCCAGCCGGGAGATATCCTGGAATACAAAGAATAATTTCTAACCCTGGAAATTGGAAATTGAAAATGTAAATATTTTCTGAATAACTCCTCAGGTTCTCCTGCATCATCAACTCCATATAAATAGCAGCCTCAAAAGACCTGCCTGTCCTCCTATTACCCAAACTCAAACTTATGAATACTTTATCCATCAATCACCTCAGCCTTACCTACAAAAATGGTTTTCAGGCAGTAAAAGACATCTCTCTGGAGATACAGAACGGAATGTTCGGGCTGCTTGGTCCGAACGGTGCCGGAAAATCTTCGTTAATGAAAACAATCGTAGGACTTCAGAAACCGACTTCCGGAAATATCATTTTCAACGGAAATGATGTTGCCAAAGATCCGGATTACATCAAGAAGAATCTGGGATTTCTTCCACAGGACTTCGGAGTATATCCTAAAGTTTCCGCGAATGATCTTCTGGAACATATTGCGGTTTTAAAAGGGATTACAGACCGTTCCGAACGTAAAAATCAGATTTTAAACCTGCTTGAAAAAGTCAACCTTTCAGACTTCATGAAAAAGGAGGTTCACACTTTTTCAGGAGGAATGAAACAGCGTTTCGGGGTAGCTCAGGCCCTTTTAGGAAATCCAAAGATTATCATTGTTGATGAACCTACAGCCGGTCTGGATCCTGAAGAACGCAACCGTTTCAATTCCCTTCTGGACGATATCAGCCAGGACGTTATCGTCATCCTTTCCACTCATCTGGTAGAAGATGTAAGAAACCTCTGTTCCGAAATGGCCATCATGAATCATGGGCAAATCCTGAAGCAGGGAAAGCCTTCCGAATTAATTTCCGGACTGGAAAACAGGATCTGGAGCAAACCCATCAGTAAAAATGAACTGGAAAATTACCAATCCAGCCACGAAGTGATCAGCAGACAACTCATAGAAAGAGAACTGCACATCACCGTATTCTCCCAGGAACAACCTAAGGACTTCTACCCTGTAACTCCTTTACTGGAACACGTTTACTTCCATTCCCTCACTCAAAAAATTTAGCTATGAACACCTTATTTTTATTTGAAGCCGGACGCATCATCAAGCACTGGCCAGCCTATCTTATATCCCTGATCCTGATCTTTCTGGGTATTTTCTGCGGCAGCCAGTTCAACCTCTCTGCCGGAAAAGGAATTTATCTGAACTCGGCCTATACAACAGGTTTTATGATTGGAATGTTAAGTCTTTCCATTATATTTTTTGCGGTAATCTATGCTGTTCAGATGCTTTTCAAAGATCAGGATTCCAGGTTTGACCAGGTACTTTTTTCATTTCCTTTGACAGAAAGAACCTACCTGAACGGAAAATTCGCAAGTTATTTTGGTCAGACTTTTTTTAGCTTCGTGCTCCTGATCATAGGATTTATAGCAGGCCAGATGACCCGCTCCGGAAGTGAAATACAGCCGGGATTCAATCTGATGTACTCTCTTTATCCATTACTGATCTTCGGAATGCTGAACAGCTTTCTGGTCTGCAGCTTTCTGTTTTTTGTCTCGTTTACCTCAAAGAAAAAGCTGATGACAGTAGCAGGAGGACTTTTGCTGTATGTGTCGTATATGGTTGTCCTGATCTTTTCCAGATCACCGTTTATGGCGGGTAGCCTGCCACAGTCGCCGGAAGCCCAGCAAATCTCAGCGCTTCTGGATCCCTTCGGATTGTCTTCTTACTTTTTTGAAGCCGGAAAATTCTCTGTTGATCAGAAAAATACATTGCTTGTCCCATTCACTGGATACTTGTTATGGAACAGAATCCTATTTATGCTTATTTCCGGGGCATTCCTGTTTTTAACTCATCGTCTGTTTTCGTTTAGTAATGCCTCAAAACATGGAAAATCAAAGAAAATCACCCCAGTTTTACCGGAAAAATCAAAAACATTTATTCCTAATCCTGTTATTTCTTCACAGCATTTCGGCCGTGCAGCTTCTTTTAAATCTGTCCTTTCTTACGCGAAAATTGACCTGATCTATCTTTTTAAAAGTATCGTTGTTCCTGCTGTTGTGATCCTGTTGGTGTTTGCAGTCGGAATGGAAATGTATGCCGAAATCGAAAAGGGAATCCGTCTTCCGCAGAAATATGCAGGATCCGGACTGATGGCGACAACCATTTCAGAAAACTTTCATCTCTTCGGACTGATCGTAGCAGCTTATTTTATCAACGACCTGTATTGGCGAAGCAGCTCATCGGGATTTTCACTGATTGAAAACAGTACTTTCCTTTCCAAAAACAGGCTTGCCGGGCATTTTCTTTCTATTTCAGTACTGATCTTCTTTTTTACCATTGTTCTGGTTATGGAAGGAATTATTTTCCAGGCCGTTTATAACTATCTGCATGTTGACTGGAATGCTTATCTCGGTGTTTTCCTGTTCAATACATTTCCGGTTATTCTTTTTTCAGCATTCATTCTGCTGGTTAATAACCTGATCCGGAATAAATTTATTGCCCTGGGAATTTCTGTTCTGGCAGTTTTCATACTGGCCGGACCGGTTTCCGGGAAACTCATTCATTATCCTCTTTTCAGGATCTTTTCAGATTTCAAA
This region of Chryseobacterium vaccae genomic DNA includes:
- a CDS encoding ATP-grasp domain-containing protein, encoding MKNIIALSPMYTEDSNNLKKASLNSPYELNRFNAQWKVPEEFRSDVIGVYGEDIYAEIVAGQCGLTLTKPDDDWMVHISEEFTQRKISYGRLKDFTDLENIFIKCADFKSFKAGVYDKITDIKGFDTVDPESTVFISEVVEWELEVRCFVLNGKIKTHSSYWRNNTFDTNPLSETEEQEMFSFFEKFIRQYASTLPKAVVLDFGIIQGKGWALIEANPAWCSGLYACDAEKALEVIVESSIKH
- a CDS encoding TROVE domain-containing protein: MSKFNTRKTGFESGIIAGKLTDTAGKYSDYELLRRVTLANMLFESDYYQSADEIMNQIEDLCYRVDGEQIIELALECRFEQKLRHTPLWLLILAHEIHGVPVKDAVAKIANRPDMTMDLLQMLKARNGSYKMSKSIKKGLAKAFDQYDEYQIAKYKKSNLELSLVDVVNLVHPKPTAQNEHALKALIEDTLQPANTWEAALSQGADKKDTFERMIGEKSLGSLAILRNLRNMTETGVSRQTIKTAISQVSSNWLTPLNFLAAQRNAPDFTADIDEAMKNCFAQEKIQGTTILAIDVSGSMGQVTSSQSKFSRMDLAFTMAAAGSYIFEDMILVFTAGNDGNRKGKHMLWSNGKGLGLFNSYQQIYQELGGGGIFTYQLCEWLKEKGYAKDAERLVVISDSQDIDAHYGLDRKPDTSPYKNSYIIDISTHTHGIKTGNWTAEINGWSDKVFHYIKALEN
- a CDS encoding tunnelling fold family protein, whose protein sequence is MNYKIICNEEKLKEFIEWLPDLKPNEHYYVQLLARKKYNPETGLKADKAQLKRFTATKEMLLHKIRQLELPLGLYESGGVGVSQDNLAVYITPNPRDLHKASLLLMREISERLIRNDNAINPHTLSLNLIQTSTSRKVFFDLDIDFRTGDHQKVIDQFRADIENVINADCLTFIKTYGGLHCLIKTEAIGKEYQKSWYQKVSQLTCDHYEVTMNGDNVLPIAGCIQGIEFSPYFLN
- a CDS encoding ATP-binding protein, translating into MKEFFPLTPSTGTLKDEQIIGREKEIYNILRALSVQSITLEEMRRMGKTLLLKKLVYLCNHNKVPDQFKKENFKAIYFSLQGQQNLGEVIDKLIQGFNGFKKWYKIDLAKTGEFIAKLVSSIKVDVYGAEFSVNLPEYQRSWKKIFFQTLENVGENLQKDNSKLILILDELPIMLWEWYQAGRHAEVTEFLDILRERRQELENKGLRFVYCGSIGIKVILQTLRRTLNYTGEPTNDMREFNVTPFSEEESSFLMECYLLSGYTIDTRKKAEIFKLIHELCDGLPFYIAHLFLIIQSEFNLEVNEDNIRKSHHLILNDSSYQKAFKQLTERLVIYYKDDSKLMSKVLSLISRADHPVPESEIITQIDAEDEKIKNILEILTEDHYFIKTAGSDGRKYGFKYKIFKEWWRINKA
- a CDS encoding helix-turn-helix domain-containing protein, encoding MVENKQGINTVLSFGAKSVNPEILEQLLTGRAAAADFFENKVDAIVKNNNNQFWLIIGQRGMGKTHLMSVLHSRIQHYVKEGKLKTAYFAEEEYGVDNFFDFLLRILNSFIKWYEEDQTFLQKELEILQNTAASRQLSYLENIIKTFTAQKPLLILAENFGDILEQMGSEEQGRLRAWLYENDNINIIATSQSISDDFDREDRPFYGFFTLYYLKNLSFEETYSFLLSLAEIEKDEPLINHLKTKGKPQVRAIFDLVKGNHRLLVTFYHFLKADTLAKVSENFIKTINDLKPYYETYIRYLPPQQQKILRYIALSRRPQKGTEISKNCFIEQKSLSKQLSELSRKKLVDAIPDPADRRNKFYDITEPLLRISIEVGEHKEGITSLFIDFLAYYYNIEELDKRSKKFNELLQHCNEKDQKNILYEIEAIHKALNIKQEKLDAIFNELAELIQREDFKKAEEVYFTNLSENRDELNLLIAIYLHNAHKYEKAISYFRKVNVNKKSFIALNSTSIYNYYTGFTNSLLNLFFTTDDYPLLQKAIELTETMYKKHGIMSHEYVMARTAMAKSLFENNKKSEAEPIVNHIIDLEFNSYSNEYKYLILELVYDLWNGEEKKFTSEYLNYIKSLSIKERIEIYSKLTRRPHFKIFFLLSATIEEDIQTGDLNEILTTWITNILSYSNSLKVDELIYLLAFTAKNIEKIPEMAILEAYTLLYREVIINKNNSALYELPKEQRVFFEQKILKHHHDYSGSEK